The following are encoded together in the Budorcas taxicolor isolate Tak-1 chromosome 4, Takin1.1, whole genome shotgun sequence genome:
- the GCK gene encoding hexokinase-4 — translation MALRLQASPVPQQEGVSPPPPKPTSWPLREVAMEATRSRAQTALNLAEQILAEFQLQEEDLKKVMRRMQKEMDRGLRLETHEEASVKMLPTYVRSTPEGSEVGDFLSLDLGGTNFRVMLVKVGEGEAGQWSVKTKHQMYSIPEDAMTGTAEMLFDYISECISDFLDKHQMKHKKLPLGFTFSFPVRHEDIDKGILLNWTKGFKASGAEGNNIVGLLRDAIKRRGDFEMDVVAMVNDTVATMISCYYEDRRCEVGMIVGTGCNACYMEEMQNVELVEGDEGRMCVNTEWGAFGDSGELDEFLLEYDRVVDENSLNPGQQLYEKLIGGKYMGELVRLVLLKLVDENLLFHGEASEQLRTRGAFETRFVSQVESDSGDRKQIYNILSTLGLRPSATDCDIVRRACESVSTRAAHMCAAGLAGVINRMRESRSEDVMRITVGVDGSVYKLHPSFKERFHAIVRRLTPSCEITFIESEEGSGRGAALISAVACKKACMLGQ, via the exons GCGGAACAGATCCTGGCAGAGTTCCAGCTGCAGGAGGAGGACTTGAAGAAGGTGATGAGGCGGATGCAGAAGGAGATGGACCGAGGCCTGAGGCTGGAGACCCATGAGGAGGCCAGTGTGAAGATGCTGCCCACCTACGTGCGCTCCACTCCAGAGGGCTCAG AAGTTGGGGACTTCCTCTCCCTGGACCTGGGCGGCACCAACTTCCGGGTGATGCTggtgaaggtgggagaaggcgaggCAGGACAGTGGAGTGTGAAGACCAAGCACCAGATGTACTCCATCCCCGAGGATGCCATGACGGGTACTGCTGAGATG CTCTTTGACTACATCTCTGAGTGCATCTCTGACTTTCTGGATAAGCATCAGATGAAGCATAAGAAGCTGCCCTTGGGCTTCACCTTCTCCTTTCCCGTGAGGCATGAAGACATTGACAAG gGCATCCTTCTCAACTGGACCAAGGGCTTCAAGGCCTCGGGAGCAGAAGGCAATAACATTGTGGGGCTCCTGCGAGATGCCATCAAACGGAGAGGT GACTTTGAGATGGACGTGGTGGCGATGGTGAATGACACTGTGGCCACAATGATCTCCTGCTACTATGAAGACCGCCGGTGTGAGGTTGGCATGATTGTGG GCACGGGCTGCAACGCTTGCTACATGGAGGAGATGCAGAACGTGGAGCTGGTGGAAGGGGACGAGGGCCGCATGTGTGTCAACACCGAGTGGGGCGCCTTCGGGGACTCAGGCGAGCTGGACGAGTTCCTGCTGGAGTACGACCGCGTGGTGGACGAGAACTCCCTGAACCCTGGGCAGCAGCT GTACGAGAAGCTCATTGGTGGCAAGTACATGGGCGAGCTGGTGCGGCTTGTGCTGCTGAAGCTTGTGGACGAGAATCTGCTCTTCCACGGAGAGGCCTCGGAGCAGCTGCGCACGCGCGGCGCCTTCGAGACACGCTTCGTGTCTCAGGTGGAGAG CGATTCCGGTGACCGCAAGCAGATCTACAATATCCTGAGCACGCTAGGGCTGCGACCCTCGGCCACTGACTGTGACATCGTGCGCCGCGCCTGCGAGAGCGTGTCCACGCGCGCCGCGCACATGTGCGCCGCGGGACTGGCGGGCGTCATCAACCGGATGCGCGAGAGCCGCAGCGAGGACGTGATGCGCATCACCGTGGGCGTGGACGGCTCCGTGTACAAGCTGCACCCCAG CTTCAAGGAGCGGTTCCACGCCATCGTGCGCAGGCTGACGCCCAGCTGTGAAATCACCTTCATTGAGTCGGAGGAGGGCAGCGGCCGGGGCGCGGCCTTAATCTCCGCGGTGGCCTGTAAGAAGGCCTGCATGCTGGGCCAGTAA